The genome window TGCGGCAAGCCCCTCTATCGCGCCTTTGCCGAACTCCTCCGGATGTTTGGAGATCTGCTTCTCGTTGTTGTAGGCCATCATAGTAGCAACGGTGCCGCCGGTTCCGGGCAGCACGCCAATCAGGAAACCCACGGGAGTCTGCCTGAGAATAGGTCCGATTGACCTCTTCCATTGCTCCTTGGTGATCCAAATGCGTCCGAATTTCGTCTGCATCGGCGTGTCTCCCGCTGTGCTGATCGTCTTGTAGTTCTCGAGCACTTCAGTGATGGCATATAGTCCGATGATGACGACCACGAACTCGATTCCCATCTGCAGCTCGGGCACTCCAAACACGAATCGCTGCACTCCGGACTGCAGGTCAATTCCAATGGTAGTCACCATCAAGCCGAGCAACAGAGCTATGAAGCCCTTGAGCAGCGATTCTCGGGAGAGAGATGTCGTCGCTGCCAGAGCGCACACCATCAGTGTGAAGTACTCTGGAGGGCCGAATCGCAGTGCGAATCTGGCGATGGGCAGGGCTGCCGCCATGGCGGCAATGGCAGCTGCGATCTGCCCGATGAACGAGGCCAGCGCGGAGATGGCCAGGGCAGCTTCGGCCTGTCCTTTCAGGGTCATTGGATATCCATCGAAACACGACACAACTGAGGACGCATCTCCGGGTATGTTCAGCAATATGGAACAGCGCGAACCCCCGAACATCGCCCCGTAGTAAATGGCGCACATCATGATGAGCGCCGCCGCTGGCTTGAGTGCGAATGTCATGGGCAGGAGAAGGGCGATGCCAGTCGCTGGCCCTATGCCTGGCAGCATGCCCACAACGGTTCCCATGATGCATCCAGCGGTCAGCCAGATCATGTTCATGGGTTGCAAAACCACAGACAACCCGTACAACATGTTTCTTATAACGTCCATGCAGTCTCCCCCCTTACGGCAGGCTAATCATCAAGAGCCGATCGAAAGTGAACCAGATGCCGTACGTGAAAAGCACCGCGACAGCGATATTGGCTCGCCATCCTTTGAGGCCGTTCACGAGGAAAAGCATTGCTCCCAGGAAGAGGATCGTGGAGACTATGAAACCCAGCTTGTTGAAGGCAACCGCATACAGGATGCACAGTGCGATAGTGCCGAGAGCCAGTTTGGGGAACTCCTTATCCACCTGAGGCTTCTTTTCTGGTTCCTTCGCTTCCTTTGGCCCCTTCGACGCAACGGGCCTCCGCTTTCCGATGTTCTTCAGGCACAATGCCGCGCCAAGAACCGTCATGAGCACTCCCAGAGTGAGGGGAAAGTACACAGGCGCCCACGGGTTTCCGATCATGGCCTTTGGAAGCCTCAGCGACTGAGCCGAGTAGATGACCCCGATCAGCACAGCCAGCAGTCCTACTGTGAAATCGCCATTCATGTGCTCACCTCCAGCACCGTTGTGCTCTGTGGAACGGCTTAAGCCGTTCCACAGAGCATCGCCTTGTATGAGAAGGAACAGCGGGCAGCTCTTACTGGGCGAGCAAGCCGATATCCTGGAGGAGTGATCTGTACTCCTCGTTGGTCACTTCCAGGAACTTGCCGAATTCCTTGGGCCCTAGGAAGGCCTCATCCCATCCGTTCTTCATGCAGATGTCCTTCCATTCCACTGTTTGAGCCATCTCGGCAAGAGCCTTGCTGAGGAACTCAACGGCGTAGTCGGGCATGCCTGGAGGTCCGAAGAGCCCTCTCCAGTTCACGAACTCCGTATTGATGCCGAGTTCCCTGAGAGTGGGCGCCTTTGCCATCGGGCCCTGCTTGATGCGGGTGGGAGCAGTGATGGCGAGCACGCGGATATCCCCGCTCTCCATCGGGCCCACGGTTTCCGCCATTCCTGTTGTCAGGAGGTCGACATGGCCGCCCATGAGGCTTGCAAGACCCTCGCCGCCCTGGAAGGGTATGTACTGAATTCCCCTGATGTTCGTCACACCCGCCACCTTGGCGGCCTGCATGAACTGGATATGGTCCATGCTTCCGGGGGAGGAGGTGCCTGCGATCTTGACGCTCTTTGGATTCTTCTTGAGTGCGTCCATAACGTCGTTGATTGTGTGATAAGGCGAGTTCTTGGGCACTGCAAACGCTCCGTAGTCGCATATGAGCCGCGCGATCGGTGTAACGTCCTTGTAGCTGAGCTTTGTCTGTCCTGTCAGCCGTATTAGGAGCAACGGAGGCGAGTACACTGCAACCTCATACGGGTCGCCCTTCCTGGTCTGCAAGTAGGCTAGTGCCACCCCGCCGCCACCGCCCGGCTTGTTGACAACAGGCATGGGTTGCGTGATGATGCGTTTCTCGCCGAGAACCCTGGCAACCATTCTGATGGTAGTATCCCAACCACCGCCAGGTCCGGCAGGAGCGATGAACTCAAACGGGCCGCTGGGATACTTCTCTGGGGCAGTAATGGCATAACCACTCAGAAGACAACATGCGAATACTATCGCCAGGATGAGCCCTGACTTGGCAAACCGTCGATATGACATGCCGTTCACTGTTATCCCTCCGTTCAGTTTGTTGCCTACCGCGACGAACGATATCCCCACGTCAAACAGGGGTTTCCCTGCGGCATCCCTCCTTTTCGCATATTCGCGCTTGTTTTAGGGCCGCTCAGCGAAGCCCGCCCGCCCAGCTCAGCAGTCCTCCAGCCAGGACCACTTCCTTCTGCCGGTCAGACAGGTTGTGCTCTAGCTCGATGGCCTGCCCGTTTGTCACATCCATCACCACCACTACGTCCGAAAGGATCTGCTCTCTTGCATGGTCCATCCGTAGTTCATGGCCCTGCTGCACGGCCTCGTACGCCTCTGCCGTGCGGAAGGTGAGCGGAAGTATTCCGAAGTTGATGAGGTTCTGACGGTGTATGCGGGCAAAGGACTTGGCGATCACAGCCCTCACCCCAAGGTAGAGAGGCGCCAATGCAGCATGTTCTCTGCTCGAGCCCTGTCCGTAGTTGGCGCCTCCGACAATGAACCCGCCCCCAGCAGCGCGGGCTCTCTCGTAGAAGGAAGGATCGACGGCTTCGAAGCAGTGTTTGGAGATCTCCGGTATGTTGGAACGCAGCGGAAGCACCTTTGCTCCCGCGGGCATGATGTGATCAGTGGTGATGTTGTCGCCGACCTTCAGAAGCACTGTGCCGCTGATCGAGGCCGGCAGCGACTCCGACCTTGGGAGGGGCTTGATGTTGGGCCCTCTAACTATCTCCACACCGCTGCCGTCTTCAGGAGGAAGCACGATCATGGAGTCGTCGACAGAGAATGGCAATGGCCCTGACACTCTGATTGGCGCCCCAAGCTTCCTTGGGTCAGTGATGACACCGGTTAGCGCGGATGCCGCTGCAGTCTCAGCGCTCACCAAGTACACCTGAGCGTCCTTTGTTCCGCTTCTGCCCTCGAAGTTGCGGTTGGACGTTCTCAGAGACACTCCGGCGGATGCGGGCGCTTGCCCCACACCCACACAGGGGCCGCATGTACATTCCAGGATCCGCGCCCCCGCCTCAACTAGGTCGAACAGGGTCTCGTTTCGCGCGAGCATGCTGAGAACCTGTCGCGAGCCTGGTGCGATCACGAGGCTTACATTGGGTGCGATGGTCTTGCCCTTGAGTATGGCCGCCACCTTCTGCAGATCGGCTGCCGATGAGTTGGTGCAGCTGCCGATGAACACCTGGTCCACGCGTGTGCCCACTGTCTCGGATACTTTGACCACGTTGTCGGGGCTATGAGGAAGGGCAATGAGGGGTTCCAGCAGGTCCAGATATATGTCGTAAACCTCGTCGTAGACTGCACCAGGGTCCGCAGAAAGCGGCACGAAGTCTTGTTCGCGGCCTTGAGCCCGAAGGAACTGCCAGGTGATGCTGTCGCTTGGGAATATGGACGCGGTCGCTCCCAGCTCGGCGCCCATGTTGGTGATTGTGGCCCGCTCGAAAACGCTGAGGGAGCCTACGCCGTCCCCGCTGTATTCTATGATTTTGCCCAGTCCGCCCTTTACGGAAAGCCTATGCAGGACCTCAAGTATTACGTCTTTGGCAGAAGTCCATGGAGCCAGGGAGCTGTGGAGTCGAATGCCCACGATGGTCGGCATCTGAAGGTAGAAAGGAAGTCCTGCCATGGCCATTGCGACGTCGAGGCCGCCCGCGCCGATGGCGAGAGCGCCCATTCCGCCTGCGGTAGGAGTGTGGCTATCGGCGCCAAGCAAAGTCTTGCCTGGCACAGCGAACCTCTCGAGATGAACCTGATGGCAGATGCCGTTGCCGGGACGGGAGAATCTGACGCCGAACTTCGCTGCTGCAGTCTGGAGAAATCTGTGATCATCAGCGTTTTCAAAACCCGTCTGCAGTGTGTTGTGATCTACGTAGCTAATGGATAGTTCAGTTCTCACGCGCGGTATGCCCATGGCTTCGAACTCGAGGTAT of Clostridia bacterium contains these proteins:
- a CDS encoding aconitate hydratase encodes the protein MCVMRSLAQKIIHAHLVHGTGEPGSEIAIRIDQTLTQDATGTMAYLEFEAMGIPRVRTELSISYVDHNTLQTGFENADDHRFLQTAAAKFGVRFSRPGNGICHQVHLERFAVPGKTLLGADSHTPTAGGMGALAIGAGGLDVAMAMAGLPFYLQMPTIVGIRLHSSLAPWTSAKDVILEVLHRLSVKGGLGKIIEYSGDGVGSLSVFERATITNMGAELGATASIFPSDSITWQFLRAQGREQDFVPLSADPGAVYDEVYDIYLDLLEPLIALPHSPDNVVKVSETVGTRVDQVFIGSCTNSSAADLQKVAAILKGKTIAPNVSLVIAPGSRQVLSMLARNETLFDLVEAGARILECTCGPCVGVGQAPASAGVSLRTSNRNFEGRSGTKDAQVYLVSAETAAASALTGVITDPRKLGAPIRVSGPLPFSVDDSMIVLPPEDGSGVEIVRGPNIKPLPRSESLPASISGTVLLKVGDNITTDHIMPAGAKVLPLRSNIPEISKHCFEAVDPSFYERARAAGGGFIVGGANYGQGSSREHAALAPLYLGVRAVIAKSFARIHRQNLINFGILPLTFRTAEAYEAVQQGHELRMDHAREQILSDVVVVMDVTNGQAIELEHNLSDRQKEVVLAGGLLSWAGGLR
- a CDS encoding tripartite tricarboxylate transporter TctB family protein, which codes for MNGDFTVGLLAVLIGVIYSAQSLRLPKAMIGNPWAPVYFPLTLGVLMTVLGAALCLKNIGKRRPVASKGPKEAKEPEKKPQVDKEFPKLALGTIALCILYAVAFNKLGFIVSTILFLGAMLFLVNGLKGWRANIAVAVLFTYGIWFTFDRLLMISLP
- a CDS encoding tripartite tricarboxylate transporter permease, whose amino-acid sequence is MDVIRNMLYGLSVVLQPMNMIWLTAGCIMGTVVGMLPGIGPATGIALLLPMTFALKPAAALIMMCAIYYGAMFGGSRCSILLNIPGDASSVVSCFDGYPMTLKGQAEAALAISALASFIGQIAAAIAAMAAALPIARFALRFGPPEYFTLMVCALAATTSLSRESLLKGFIALLLGLMVTTIGIDLQSGVQRFVFGVPELQMGIEFVVVIIGLYAITEVLENYKTISTAGDTPMQTKFGRIWITKEQWKRSIGPILRQTPVGFLIGVLPGTGGTVATMMAYNNEKQISKHPEEFGKGAIEGLAAPEAANNSCSIGAILPMITLGVPGSGTAAIMLGALMIAGLQPGPLLFQHHPDVAWGIIASMFVGAIVCLIVNLPLAGILVRLLAVPPRILYPLIIAISFLGVYTISFSIVDFYLLIVFGLLGYFMRKYDIPSAPLILAVVIGSPLEQSFRQSLILSDGSMGIFFRSGITITLLMLSALSVAYPFVSTWLLKRRQRPATVGQ
- a CDS encoding tripartite tricarboxylate transporter substrate binding protein: MSYRRFAKSGLILAIVFACCLLSGYAITAPEKYPSGPFEFIAPAGPGGGWDTTIRMVARVLGEKRIITQPMPVVNKPGGGGGVALAYLQTRKGDPYEVAVYSPPLLLIRLTGQTKLSYKDVTPIARLICDYGAFAVPKNSPYHTINDVMDALKKNPKSVKIAGTSSPGSMDHIQFMQAAKVAGVTNIRGIQYIPFQGGEGLASLMGGHVDLLTTGMAETVGPMESGDIRVLAITAPTRIKQGPMAKAPTLRELGINTEFVNWRGLFGPPGMPDYAVEFLSKALAEMAQTVEWKDICMKNGWDEAFLGPKEFGKFLEVTNEEYRSLLQDIGLLAQ